In the genome of Sorangium aterium, one region contains:
- a CDS encoding RHS repeat-associated core domain-containing protein, whose product MSPFPRWSLRALVPLWMFLACVLGSGGCQCVFGEPPPDPPGLVACRTQRAHSPATSRPAPEVETVAAGTIPGTFSITSTGESVYAMDLATPPSRAGMGPGLQIVYRSDGGDGVLGNGFSLTGLSAITPCPKSLAQDGEIRGVRYGGDDALCLDGQRLVPVGEGPGTIEYRTFPDTFVKVVGHYPPERGAPAEALFFEAYLPTGRMVEYGRTEGSKPLARGGVPRAWLANEARDGRGNAMTYAYCLAEAEDGHAAEYAVDEIRYTSFEGTPSLEPSRAVRFVYGTKDAAAVRTGYSGGVALQRSLRLEEIQMLGPGDALVRSYGFRYELSPTTSRTLLTQVEECASDGVCKPPTRLQYSRGKPGFERLTTDIDKPVSEKASPMVFDIDADGLDDLVIPDIVAGPSTPSHPITAWGVARNLGPRASPSFLAAPELAFLEDWLFVADPDGPSDPALLQPELGTVLDYNDDGQMDVFLHDVFDTKTTWHVLLSQPNRTFALHDTGIRRPFPLGVTPAPPSLRRAGASVHLADLDGDSVPDLIQCQDHAEELVPDPLSAVWTVHLWRPARGTTPAGFDPTGESIELLTGYPCAMELHTLDIDADSKIDLIVPSVRLFDDGTALIKDSYEAIMRRGEGRWGVIDTKLPVVPREGRVVFLDVNGDGLPDAVESGFSGQLYTYLNTGSTFVISPFRTVDAFSFGDLLGVQDQDALFRLAVPLDFNGDGRQDLLMPVPPGMLLSGSNVLPSWAVLQATGDLEGPPFKLVDAGVPFEAKLGDAITLADPHGPRTGDLNGDGAQDVILPLGGVFNVFQNLSADQDLLVAVSDGMNAHEPTEPGFVPNVSISYGHLTDAPVTSGGAEEDPNRRSALYVARSGAADDCGYPRRCVVGPRRVVSAYALNNGADRARRFEVGYRDGRYHRLGRGFLGFGERIVTDLDTGAVTIDVYDHVTFDDGLQVFPFAGSVQRTWHGAPGLASQPRPEQIELSFSDVTRTLVPTNDGATYFTLPTDRRVRRAQGVYPPPGGAVPSVEAYVREIGRGGDGATLLRDSASKVTDFDTFGNVRAEEVSTEGVDLTLKVTRSFKNDTERWVLGQLETQKECSAAAGMSQCRTLTRTTTIYGEVETESTESDDGLPDTKLKLTYARDDFGNITSVTAEDAFGHKRTSSTDFDEEGMFPEKYVNAAGHATLVDFDDALGVLLKQVDPNQLVTTWAHDGFGRLGIETRPDGTTTTVTLSRTEDGGPAQDAWRVRQQRITTGGADDTVEFDSFGRPIRWLGYGPEPEPSEGSGGAKRIMQEIGYDALGENIARRSVPVREDTPESAILYDRYEYDAVGREVRHTTPWNAVTTTEYDGLRVRVTDPLDHVTVTEQDPLGRIKTVTDAADGITRYAYGPFGLLHTVTDPGEALTRTTLDAFGRVRQLDDPDRGTTVSIHDGFGELISSTDALERKVTWTYDALGRPRSRVDQDGAESLTTTWTWDTAAHGVGKLHTLASPDGEKAYGYTGRGQLDTIALRLDGERSPLEARLGYDELGRVQTVTYPAPAGAAPFVVAHDRDAHGHVLAVRDSGTNLAYWRLTDVDDAGRFREEVFGNGAVTERSYFADKQRLRHMATQSRAGEVQDLDYGFDDLLNLTRRTDALQPENTTERFRYDSLHRLTCAYFSDLESASAPCALRYGYHPNGNLSFKSDVGDLSYDDPLHPHAITGAGTDSYAHDAVGNQTARPGGTTVRYRAFDLPERITQGASTITFGYDGDQQRIRKITPEKETLYFGDLYERVTDAASGAVEHRFHVHSPERVVAIVTRGGSDDGTRYVHVDHLGSIDALTDEDGGLIERRSYDPFGQRRNPVWGERPPASFPSETTQGFTGHESDDDLGLVNMKGRIYDPRIGRFLTTDPIISIPSFGQSWNPYSYVRNSPLNHVDPSGFQEEPVEAPILPVSSVVHPEQYAVELFYSRPKANQPEEGPREAVEVGATTAPIDVGTTGSSSGYVPQPVTVSPEHSGVGGPGTVVGQTLLGAAEGTRDLGAGIARMLVLNALTLGMYSGYEFASAMWHGYDEAGPVGALNAVNPLYHIGRGAADTALAIDRDDYRTAGAAGTKAMVIAAATVFGMGRGLGAAEEAAAAGAATATPRAYSVVFETTIPKAGVGRYPAHFAAANENLLQAMADPQLAQMLRQTLGQQFESTVLSPTGRVLGRSPTGWTWHHVPGRPGVLQLVPIEQHASGSSWQNLLHPNGQGGMSEWGHLY is encoded by the coding sequence ATGTCGCCATTTCCGCGTTGGTCGCTCCGGGCGTTGGTCCCGCTCTGGATGTTTCTCGCTTGCGTGCTCGGGTCGGGCGGGTGCCAGTGCGTCTTCGGTGAGCCGCCTCCGGATCCGCCTGGCCTCGTCGCCTGCCGGACACAGCGCGCGCACAGCCCTGCCACGTCCCGCCCCGCGCCAGAGGTAGAGACCGTCGCCGCCGGCACCATCCCGGGGACGTTTTCCATCACGAGCACCGGCGAGTCCGTGTACGCCATGGACCTGGCCACCCCGCCCTCGCGTGCGGGCATGGGTCCTGGGCTCCAGATCGTCTACCGCAGCGACGGCGGCGACGGCGTGCTCGGCAACGGTTTCTCCCTCACCGGGCTGTCCGCGATCACACCATGTCCGAAGAGCCTCGCGCAAGACGGGGAGATCCGCGGCGTGCGCTACGGCGGCGACGACGCGCTCTGCCTCGACGGCCAGCGCCTCGTCCCCGTGGGAGAGGGGCCGGGAACCATCGAGTACCGCACGTTCCCGGATACCTTCGTGAAGGTGGTCGGTCACTACCCTCCGGAACGCGGCGCGCCCGCCGAGGCGCTCTTCTTCGAGGCCTATCTGCCCACCGGCCGCATGGTCGAGTACGGGCGCACCGAGGGCAGCAAGCCGCTCGCGCGTGGCGGCGTCCCGCGCGCGTGGCTGGCGAACGAGGCCCGCGACGGCCGCGGAAACGCCATGACGTACGCATATTGCCTCGCAGAGGCCGAGGACGGCCATGCGGCCGAATATGCGGTGGACGAGATCCGCTACACGAGCTTCGAGGGCACGCCGTCGCTCGAGCCTTCCCGGGCGGTGCGCTTCGTCTATGGGACCAAGGATGCCGCCGCGGTTCGCACGGGCTACTCGGGCGGCGTGGCGCTCCAGCGCTCGCTCCGCCTGGAGGAGATCCAGATGCTCGGTCCGGGCGACGCGCTGGTCCGGAGCTACGGTTTCCGCTACGAGCTGAGCCCGACGACGAGCCGGACGCTCCTGACCCAGGTCGAGGAGTGCGCGAGCGACGGGGTCTGCAAGCCTCCGACACGGTTACAGTACAGCCGCGGAAAGCCCGGATTCGAGCGGCTCACGACGGACATCGACAAGCCGGTCTCCGAGAAGGCCAGCCCGATGGTGTTCGACATCGACGCCGACGGCCTCGACGATCTCGTGATTCCGGACATCGTCGCGGGGCCCAGCACGCCGTCGCATCCGATCACCGCGTGGGGGGTGGCGCGCAACCTCGGGCCCCGCGCCTCGCCGTCCTTTCTCGCGGCGCCGGAGCTCGCCTTCCTCGAGGATTGGCTGTTCGTCGCCGATCCGGATGGACCGTCCGACCCGGCCCTTCTTCAGCCCGAGCTCGGGACGGTGCTCGATTACAACGACGATGGGCAGATGGACGTATTTCTCCACGACGTCTTCGACACCAAGACCACATGGCACGTGCTCCTGTCCCAGCCAAACCGGACCTTCGCGCTCCATGACACGGGCATCCGCCGGCCGTTCCCGCTCGGGGTCACGCCTGCGCCGCCGAGCCTGAGACGCGCCGGCGCCTCGGTGCACCTCGCCGATCTCGACGGCGACTCGGTGCCGGATCTGATCCAGTGTCAGGACCACGCCGAGGAGCTGGTGCCGGACCCGCTCTCCGCGGTGTGGACCGTCCACCTCTGGAGGCCCGCGCGCGGCACGACGCCCGCGGGATTCGACCCCACGGGCGAGTCGATCGAGCTGCTCACCGGCTATCCCTGCGCAATGGAGCTCCACACGCTCGACATCGACGCCGACAGCAAGATCGATCTCATCGTGCCCTCCGTGAGGTTGTTTGACGACGGGACGGCCCTCATCAAAGATAGCTACGAGGCGATCATGCGCCGGGGCGAGGGACGCTGGGGGGTCATCGACACCAAGCTCCCTGTCGTGCCGCGCGAGGGCCGCGTCGTCTTTCTCGACGTCAACGGCGACGGCCTGCCCGATGCCGTCGAATCCGGCTTTAGCGGCCAGCTCTACACCTACCTCAACACGGGGTCGACGTTCGTGATATCGCCGTTCCGGACCGTCGACGCGTTCAGCTTCGGGGATCTGCTGGGGGTCCAGGACCAGGACGCGCTTTTCCGCCTGGCGGTGCCGCTCGACTTCAACGGCGATGGACGGCAGGATCTCCTCATGCCCGTCCCACCAGGCATGCTGCTGAGTGGCTCCAATGTCCTCCCCTCCTGGGCCGTCCTGCAAGCGACGGGCGACCTGGAGGGGCCGCCGTTCAAGCTCGTCGACGCAGGGGTTCCTTTCGAGGCCAAGCTCGGTGATGCGATCACGCTCGCCGATCCGCACGGGCCGCGCACCGGCGATCTCAATGGGGACGGGGCCCAGGACGTTATCCTGCCGCTCGGCGGTGTGTTCAACGTCTTCCAGAACCTCTCGGCCGACCAGGATCTCCTGGTCGCGGTCTCTGACGGGATGAACGCGCACGAGCCGACCGAGCCGGGCTTCGTGCCCAACGTGAGCATCTCGTACGGCCACCTGACCGATGCGCCGGTCACGAGCGGAGGCGCAGAGGAGGATCCGAACCGGAGGAGCGCGCTCTACGTCGCGCGTTCCGGCGCGGCGGACGACTGCGGCTATCCGCGGCGCTGCGTCGTGGGCCCTCGCCGGGTGGTCAGCGCGTACGCGCTCAACAACGGCGCGGATCGAGCAAGGCGCTTTGAGGTCGGTTACCGCGACGGACGCTACCACCGGCTGGGCCGCGGATTTCTCGGGTTCGGCGAGCGGATCGTCACCGACCTGGACACGGGTGCCGTGACGATTGACGTCTACGACCACGTCACCTTCGACGACGGGCTCCAGGTCTTTCCCTTCGCGGGGAGCGTCCAGCGGACGTGGCACGGCGCTCCGGGGCTCGCAAGCCAGCCCAGACCGGAGCAGATCGAGCTCTCGTTCAGCGACGTGACGCGGACGCTCGTGCCGACCAACGACGGCGCCACGTACTTCACGCTGCCCACCGATCGCCGGGTGAGGCGAGCGCAAGGGGTCTATCCGCCCCCGGGCGGCGCGGTGCCCTCTGTCGAGGCGTACGTGCGGGAGATCGGGCGCGGCGGCGACGGCGCGACGCTGCTGCGCGACTCGGCATCGAAGGTGACGGACTTCGACACGTTCGGCAACGTGCGCGCCGAGGAGGTCTCGACGGAGGGCGTCGACCTGACGCTCAAGGTCACGCGGTCGTTCAAGAACGACACGGAGCGCTGGGTCCTCGGCCAGCTCGAGACGCAGAAGGAGTGCAGCGCGGCGGCGGGGATGTCGCAGTGCAGGACCCTCACGCGAACGACAACGATCTACGGCGAGGTCGAGACCGAGTCCACCGAGAGCGACGACGGTCTGCCGGACACGAAGCTGAAGCTTACCTACGCGCGCGACGACTTCGGGAACATCACCAGCGTCACGGCGGAGGACGCCTTCGGGCACAAGCGCACATCCAGCACGGACTTCGACGAGGAGGGCATGTTCCCCGAGAAGTACGTGAACGCGGCCGGGCATGCCACGCTCGTAGACTTCGACGACGCGCTAGGCGTGCTCCTCAAGCAGGTTGATCCGAATCAGCTCGTGACGACGTGGGCACACGACGGATTCGGGCGACTCGGCATCGAGACGCGTCCGGACGGCACGACGACGACGGTCACGCTCTCCCGCACCGAGGACGGTGGCCCGGCGCAGGATGCGTGGCGGGTGAGGCAGCAGAGGATCACGACCGGCGGTGCCGACGATACGGTGGAGTTCGACAGCTTCGGCCGCCCGATCCGGTGGCTGGGATACGGGCCCGAACCGGAACCGTCGGAGGGCTCGGGCGGTGCGAAGCGCATCATGCAGGAGATCGGGTACGACGCGCTGGGCGAGAACATCGCGCGGCGCTCCGTGCCGGTCAGGGAGGACACGCCCGAGAGCGCGATCCTGTACGATCGCTACGAGTACGATGCCGTGGGCCGCGAGGTGCGCCATACGACGCCGTGGAATGCTGTCACGACGACGGAGTACGATGGCCTTCGCGTGCGCGTCACCGACCCGCTCGACCACGTGACCGTGACCGAGCAGGATCCGCTGGGGCGCATCAAGACCGTCACCGACGCGGCCGACGGGATCACCCGTTACGCGTACGGCCCCTTCGGACTGCTGCACACGGTCACCGATCCGGGCGAGGCGCTGACGCGCACGACGCTCGACGCATTCGGCCGCGTCCGTCAGCTCGACGATCCCGATCGGGGCACGACGGTCTCGATCCATGACGGCTTCGGCGAGCTGATTTCGTCGACCGATGCGCTCGAGCGAAAGGTCACGTGGACGTACGACGCGCTCGGTCGACCCCGCTCACGCGTGGACCAGGACGGCGCGGAGAGCCTGACGACCACGTGGACCTGGGACACCGCGGCGCATGGCGTCGGCAAGCTGCACACGCTCGCGAGCCCGGATGGAGAGAAGGCGTACGGGTACACCGGTCGCGGGCAGCTCGACACGATCGCGCTCCGCCTCGACGGCGAGCGCTCTCCCCTGGAGGCCAGGCTGGGCTACGACGAGCTCGGCCGCGTCCAGACGGTCACGTACCCGGCGCCGGCCGGCGCGGCGCCGTTCGTCGTGGCCCACGATCGCGACGCGCACGGTCATGTGCTCGCCGTGCGCGACAGCGGAACGAACCTCGCCTACTGGCGCTTGACGGACGTGGACGATGCGGGGCGCTTCCGGGAGGAGGTGTTCGGCAACGGCGCTGTCACGGAGCGGAGCTACTTCGCGGACAAGCAGCGCCTGAGGCACATGGCGACGCAGAGCCGCGCTGGTGAGGTGCAGGACCTGGACTACGGGTTCGACGATCTCCTGAATCTCACGCGCCGCACCGACGCGCTCCAGCCCGAGAACACGACGGAGCGTTTCCGGTACGATTCGCTCCATCGGCTGACGTGCGCGTACTTCAGCGATCTCGAGAGCGCGTCGGCGCCCTGCGCCCTGCGCTACGGCTACCACCCGAACGGCAATCTCAGCTTCAAGTCCGACGTCGGTGACCTCTCGTATGACGACCCGCTGCACCCGCATGCGATCACCGGCGCGGGTACGGACAGCTACGCGCATGACGCTGTCGGCAATCAGACGGCGCGGCCTGGCGGCACGACGGTGCGCTATAGGGCGTTCGACCTGCCGGAGCGCATCACGCAGGGTGCGAGCACCATCACGTTCGGCTACGACGGCGACCAGCAGCGGATCCGCAAGATCACCCCGGAAAAGGAGACGCTCTACTTCGGCGATCTGTACGAGCGGGTCACCGATGCGGCGTCAGGCGCCGTGGAGCATCGGTTCCACGTCCACTCGCCGGAGCGCGTGGTGGCGATCGTGACCCGGGGAGGCTCGGACGACGGCACGCGCTACGTGCATGTCGATCACCTCGGCTCGATCGATGCGCTCACCGACGAGGACGGCGGCTTGATCGAGCGGCGGAGCTACGACCCGTTCGGGCAGCGCAGGAACCCGGTGTGGGGGGAGCGCCCGCCCGCGTCGTTCCCGAGCGAGACGACGCAGGGGTTCACCGGACACGAGAGCGACGACGACCTCGGGCTCGTGAACATGAAGGGCAGGATCTACGATCCCAGGATCGGGCGGTTCTTGACGACGGACCCGATCATTTCGATTCCGTCCTTCGGGCAGAGCTGGAATCCGTACAGCTACGTGCGCAACAGCCCGCTCAATCACGTGGATCCGAGCGGGTTCCAGGAAGAGCCGGTGGAGGCGCCGATCCTGCCGGTCTCCTCGGTGGTGCACCCGGAACAATACGCCGTAGAGCTCTTCTACTCGCGGCCGAAAGCAAACCAGCCTGAAGAAGGGCCGCGCGAGGCCGTGGAGGTCGGCGCCACGACGGCGCCTATCGACGTGGGCACGACCGGAAGTTCATCTGGGTATGTGCCGCAGCCGGTGACCGTCTCGCCGGAGCATTCGGGCGTCGGCGGCCCAGGCACCGTCGTCGGCCAGACCTTGCTGGGCGCCGCGGAGGGGACGCGCGACCTCGGAGCAGGGATCGCGCGGATGCTCGTGCTGAATGCGCTGACGCTTGGGATGTACAGCGGCTACGAGTTCGCTAGCGCGATGTGGCACGGCTACGACGAAGCCGGCCCCGTCGGCGCGCTCAACGCCGTCAACCCGCTCTACCACATCGGCCGCGGCGCGGCGGACACGGCCCTTGCCATCGATCGGGATGACTATCGGACAGCGGGCGCGGCGGGGACCAAGGCGATGGTCATCGCCGCGGCCACCGTCTTCGGGATGGGAAGGGGGCTGGGGGCGGCGGAGGAGGCGGCAGCGGCGGGAGCCGCGACGGCAACACCGAGAGCGTACTCGGTGGTGTTCGAGACCACCATCCCGAAGGCCGGGGTCGGCAGATACCCTGCGCACTTCGCCGCAGCGAATGAAAACTTGCTTCAAGCGATGGCAGATCCACAGCTCGCGCAAATGCTTCGTCAAACCCTAGGGCAACAGTTCGAGAGCACGGTCCTGAGTCCAACAGGTCGCGTTCTTGGAAGATCACCCACGGGGTGGACATGGCATCACGTTCCCGGTAGACCTGGTGTGCTTCAGCTGGTTCCAATCGAGCAACACGCGTCGGGCTCGTCCTGGCAAAATCTACTTCACCCAAACGGACAGGGAGGGATGAGTGAATGGGGACACCTCTACTAA
- a CDS encoding DUF7716 domain-containing protein: MGTPLLKEVLQEWEKYEPDDDLYVPSGTSVTLNTPVVILPFDRHRPRRVEDLEYILSFEQVRDAIVGLEAQLRRDTSAEERLVAVLHYARHDAFIDPQHVPVGKLRE, from the coding sequence ATGGGGACACCTCTACTAAAAGAAGTTCTTCAGGAGTGGGAAAAGTACGAGCCCGATGACGACCTATATGTTCCATCTGGAACGAGTGTCACCTTGAACACACCCGTCGTCATTCTTCCGTTCGATCGGCATCGTCCTCGGAGGGTCGAAGACCTCGAGTACATCCTGAGTTTTGAGCAAGTCAGGGACGCCATCGTCGGGCTCGAGGCCCAGCTTCGGCGCGATACGTCGGCTGAAGAGCGGCTCGTAGCGGTTCTTCATTACGCGCGACATGACGCGTTCATCGATCCCCAGCACGTGCCGGTGGGTAAATTGCGCGAATGA
- a CDS encoding RNA polymerase sigma factor, whose product MDKPAPVSPGFELFRRLARRHGVPERNAEDVAQEALLRGLEADKRLDPGGDPAPYRVTIAVNQARNHVRDARCRGEVLTSFDECEIRDECPTPEELLRRRQQEEFTRELIDQLDPKYRDLVIKHDLQDVPLAEIAAEQGLPLATVKTRHWRAHKELRVQRERWQAQERSQGRDDSAFLSLALGFRRRASWVASLRHLGVRILVQSALVLVTGAIVSAVPPLADLESWLGAAAVRVPVTPPAAQDAVASPARDGAHGAAAPAAPIAREISSVSDQGSARAQAAASSTPAPSTRTNGRPASPARAIRPTVISEHERSLIDQARRAIEAGNAMADVEALQLLHAHAREFPDGLLAAEREAMLRQLR is encoded by the coding sequence GTGGACAAGCCAGCACCCGTCTCCCCCGGCTTCGAGCTCTTCCGGCGCCTCGCGCGGCGCCACGGCGTGCCGGAGCGAAACGCCGAGGATGTCGCCCAGGAAGCGCTGCTGCGGGGGCTGGAGGCCGACAAGCGGCTCGACCCGGGGGGAGACCCAGCCCCGTACCGCGTCACGATCGCCGTCAACCAGGCGCGCAACCACGTCCGTGACGCCCGCTGCCGCGGCGAGGTGCTGACGTCGTTCGATGAGTGCGAGATCCGAGACGAGTGCCCCACCCCGGAAGAGCTGCTCCGGAGACGGCAGCAGGAAGAGTTCACGCGGGAGCTGATAGACCAGCTCGATCCCAAGTACAGGGATCTCGTGATCAAGCACGATCTCCAGGACGTCCCGCTCGCCGAGATCGCCGCCGAGCAGGGACTCCCGCTGGCCACGGTGAAGACGCGACACTGGCGGGCGCACAAGGAGCTCCGGGTGCAGCGGGAGCGGTGGCAGGCGCAGGAGCGCTCGCAGGGAAGGGACGACAGCGCCTTCCTGTCGCTCGCGCTGGGTTTCCGCCGTCGCGCGTCGTGGGTGGCCTCGCTGCGCCATCTGGGGGTGAGGATCCTCGTTCAGTCGGCGCTCGTCCTGGTGACCGGCGCGATCGTCTCCGCTGTGCCGCCCTTGGCCGACCTGGAATCGTGGCTCGGGGCGGCGGCGGTCCGCGTCCCCGTCACCCCGCCTGCAGCGCAGGATGCTGTGGCGTCCCCTGCGCGAGACGGCGCGCACGGCGCCGCGGCGCCCGCCGCGCCGATCGCGCGTGAGATATCGTCGGTCAGCGATCAAGGAAGCGCGCGTGCGCAGGCGGCGGCGAGCAGCACGCCCGCTCCCTCGACCAGGACCAACGGGCGGCCCGCATCTCCAGCGAGGGCCATTCGACCGACCGTCATCAGCGAGCACGAGAGGAGCCTGATCGACCAGGCCCGGAGGGCTATCGAGGCTGGCAATGCCATGGCCGACGTCGAGGCGCTCCAGCTGCTGCACGCCCACGCGCGGGAGTTCCCCGATGGGCTGCTCGCCGCCGAGCGCGAGGCAATGCTCCGACAGCTGCGCTGA
- a CDS encoding helix-turn-helix transcriptional regulator, whose product MEDLLGAMWLISPLGLAMIACVAIGFAVTAREALGRERGLREAREHAQDDEAAALTEAKEQAAAERDRYRRLLDCHIDAALAELTDVRARPVPRPGRVLESLCATNPSWRRKLAESTGLSPREVEQLLRSDLPMTPGLARQLEAFTGTPARYWERLWRLHDDYRTDAEQTPVIQVGEPVTRRESSARPASASSPAPSSAPPPPPTMPPRALDVPPPVVPSPELVARSPRAKLPPPPVPRLRSPLPVRAAAGAELAGRAATLTSVPLQRDEAGASSADASDWEDAERSPLKTTLPGVGSHG is encoded by the coding sequence ATGGAGGATCTGCTCGGTGCGATGTGGCTCATTTCGCCGCTCGGGCTCGCGATGATAGCCTGCGTCGCGATCGGCTTCGCCGTCACCGCGCGCGAAGCGCTGGGACGCGAGCGCGGGCTTCGCGAGGCGCGCGAGCATGCGCAGGATGACGAGGCGGCAGCCCTCACCGAGGCGAAGGAGCAGGCAGCGGCGGAGCGGGACCGATACCGGCGCCTGCTGGACTGTCACATCGATGCGGCGCTCGCAGAGCTGACAGACGTCCGCGCGCGCCCCGTCCCCAGGCCAGGCAGGGTCCTCGAGTCGCTCTGCGCGACGAACCCTTCGTGGAGGAGAAAGCTGGCCGAGAGTACGGGGTTATCGCCGAGGGAGGTGGAGCAGTTGCTCAGGAGCGACCTTCCCATGACGCCCGGCCTTGCCCGGCAGCTGGAGGCGTTCACCGGCACGCCTGCTCGGTACTGGGAGCGCCTGTGGCGGCTGCACGACGACTACCGGACCGACGCAGAGCAGACCCCGGTGATCCAGGTGGGCGAGCCCGTCACCAGGCGCGAGAGCTCGGCGCGTCCCGCGTCGGCATCGTCCCCGGCGCCGAGCTCGGCGCCGCCGCCTCCGCCCACGATGCCTCCTCGCGCGCTCGACGTTCCTCCGCCCGTGGTGCCGTCTCCCGAGCTCGTTGCCAGGAGCCCGCGGGCGAAGCTCCCTCCGCCACCGGTGCCGCGGCTTCGATCGCCGCTCCCTGTCCGCGCCGCCGCAGGGGCGGAGCTCGCCGGGCGAGCTGCGACGTTGACGAGCGTCCCGCTACAGCGTGACGAAGCGGGGGCGAGCTCCGCTGACGCGTCCGATTGGGAGGATGCAGAGCGCTCGCCGCTAAAAACGACACTTCCGGGAGTAGGGAGCCATGGGTGA
- a CDS encoding RNA polymerase sigma factor, translating into MGERHRASDAVDLGMRPEARVAFDAIVQQRPMIRDRLRRLQVPECDRDDVMQDILLSVWRTVEAGAVPAREHLSMKQATRRWLDVVVWHHTTHYREFQRRWEKGRDSYAHAAIDDPMPSPFGQVEARLSLRHLDRIDPALRDVLVDAALGHTVEEITAELGQDPSTIQERLARGREQLRRTLRSTAGRRCQNSCSLPWGTASVTPDQAARCPCRWPTPSCNAR; encoded by the coding sequence ATGGGTGAGCGCCACCGTGCCTCGGATGCGGTGGACCTGGGCATGCGCCCCGAGGCACGCGTTGCATTCGATGCCATCGTGCAGCAAAGGCCCATGATCAGGGACAGGCTGCGCCGCCTCCAGGTTCCAGAGTGCGACCGAGACGACGTGATGCAGGATATCCTGCTCTCCGTATGGAGGACAGTCGAGGCAGGAGCGGTCCCTGCGCGCGAGCACCTGTCGATGAAGCAGGCCACGAGGCGCTGGCTGGATGTGGTCGTGTGGCACCATACGACGCATTACAGGGAGTTCCAGCGTCGGTGGGAGAAAGGCCGCGATTCGTATGCGCATGCGGCGATCGATGACCCTATGCCGTCGCCGTTCGGGCAGGTGGAGGCGCGGCTCAGCCTCCGCCACCTGGACCGGATCGATCCTGCGCTGCGCGACGTCTTGGTGGACGCCGCTCTGGGACATACGGTGGAGGAGATAACGGCCGAGCTCGGTCAGGACCCCAGCACGATCCAGGAGCGTCTGGCGCGCGGAAGAGAGCAGCTCCGGAGGACGCTGCGCTCGACCGCAGGGCGCCGCTGCCAGAATTCGTGCTCGCTGCCCTGGGGGACGGCCTCGGTCACTCCAGATCAGGCCGCGCGCTGCCCATGCCGATGGCCCACGCCATCGTGTAACGCGCGTTGA
- a CDS encoding ferritin-like domain-containing protein, with the protein MPSPPAPPSDAPPPGTVERWAWDYVLSTDLEHKLAPPPVPSLWESDAKLSAPGAAPAPPRRLERPGRPAALRISERAQKSPGPEALRNPARRAQLFHAFLHHELQAAELMAWALLAFPETPRAFRGGLVRIALDEVRHMRLYAAYLAAIGHRFGDFPVRDWFWTRVPAAASPAQFVAVMGMGLEGGNLDHTARFAERFRAIGDLEGAALTEQVGAEEIPHVRFGVRWFRRFTQASGTAGQAAPSTSAAGHPAAAGEAAPRGPDDAAPPPGASDFEAWVRHIPPPLSPLLMRGEPMNRRDRSRSGLSEPFLDALASWTERAPGS; encoded by the coding sequence ATGCCGTCTCCCCCCGCACCGCCCAGCGACGCGCCCCCGCCCGGCACCGTCGAGCGCTGGGCCTGGGATTACGTCCTCTCGACGGACCTCGAGCACAAGCTCGCTCCGCCGCCCGTGCCCTCCCTCTGGGAGTCGGATGCCAAGCTGTCGGCGCCTGGCGCCGCGCCGGCCCCGCCGCGGCGCCTCGAGCGACCTGGACGGCCCGCCGCGCTGCGCATCTCGGAGCGCGCGCAGAAGAGCCCGGGGCCCGAGGCGCTGCGCAACCCGGCGCGCCGCGCGCAGCTCTTCCATGCGTTCCTGCACCACGAGCTCCAGGCGGCGGAGCTCATGGCCTGGGCGCTGCTCGCCTTCCCCGAGACGCCGCGCGCCTTCCGCGGCGGCCTCGTCCGGATCGCCCTCGACGAGGTGCGCCACATGCGGCTCTACGCCGCGTACCTCGCCGCGATCGGCCACCGCTTCGGCGACTTCCCTGTGCGCGACTGGTTCTGGACGCGGGTGCCCGCCGCCGCGTCGCCCGCGCAGTTCGTGGCCGTGATGGGCATGGGCCTCGAGGGGGGCAACCTCGACCACACGGCGCGCTTCGCCGAGCGCTTCCGCGCCATCGGCGACCTCGAGGGCGCCGCGCTCACGGAGCAGGTCGGCGCGGAGGAGATCCCGCACGTGCGCTTCGGGGTCCGCTGGTTCCGCCGCTTCACGCAGGCGAGCGGGACCGCTGGCCAGGCGGCGCCTTCCACGTCTGCCGCAGGCCATCCGGCCGCCGCGGGTGAAGCCGCGCCGCGCGGGCCGGATGATGCCGCGCCGCCGCCTGGTGCGAGCGATTTCGAGGCCTGGGTCCGCCACATCCCGCCGCCCCTCTCGCCGCTGCTGATGCGGGGCGAGCCGATGAACCGCCGCGACCGCAGCCGCTCCGGCCTCTCCGAGCCGTTCCTCGACGCGCTGGCCTCATGGACCGAGCGAGCGCCTGGGTCCTGA